A region of Thermococcus sp. DNA encodes the following proteins:
- a CDS encoding MFS transporter, translating to MGGEPVKKISPEKGYLLVSSLGAWMTHLMGPYLTIWLRSLGISFAQIGFFQSVSSLLTFITDFPTGGLADRYGRRLNYAVGVLLFGVSLIIIACSSSFFIIALAFALAGIGSAFMSGTLTPWLYDAIKGDKKRAHMVFSRMRIINGILGTVAGFVAGTISRYALNLPILLAGICGISASLLALLFLEENYGHGKAKPYGEILKDGLKHIARERTLHYLLVASFFLSFAGRSFFMFWMVLAKEAGLRESSIGYVYPLLILSTSFGGFVSFRLSRFMDHRKILAITTPLMGLLIIAMGIVKGLLSLLALITLFEIIIAIRAPAMITFRNELIPSPIRSTVTSALSTIGGMFSMLANIAVGLIADIFGLGGAYVVSGILALFASLFLMMAIEHS from the coding sequence ATGGGGGGAGAACCAGTGAAAAAGATTTCACCAGAAAAGGGATACTTACTCGTATCCTCCTTAGGGGCGTGGATGACTCACTTAATGGGCCCGTACCTCACAATCTGGCTTAGGAGTTTGGGAATCTCATTTGCTCAAATCGGCTTTTTTCAGTCGGTTTCATCTCTCCTTACATTCATAACGGACTTCCCGACGGGAGGTCTGGCTGACAGGTACGGACGAAGGCTTAACTACGCGGTTGGTGTCTTGCTATTTGGAGTCTCTCTTATCATAATCGCCTGTTCGAGCAGCTTTTTTATAATAGCCCTGGCATTTGCTCTGGCTGGTATTGGAAGTGCCTTTATGAGCGGAACGCTCACTCCCTGGCTCTATGATGCAATTAAAGGCGATAAAAAGAGGGCTCACATGGTCTTCAGCCGCATGAGGATTATAAACGGCATTTTAGGGACAGTAGCTGGCTTTGTTGCTGGAACCATCTCACGCTATGCCCTTAACCTTCCCATACTCCTGGCCGGCATCTGTGGGATAAGCGCTTCCCTGCTGGCACTCCTCTTCCTTGAGGAAAACTATGGCCACGGAAAGGCAAAACCTTACGGAGAAATCCTTAAGGATGGATTGAAACATATAGCCCGGGAAAGGACTCTCCACTATCTTCTCGTTGCGAGTTTTTTCCTGTCGTTCGCAGGTCGCTCGTTCTTCATGTTCTGGATGGTTCTTGCAAAGGAAGCCGGACTCAGGGAAAGCAGTATAGGTTACGTTTATCCCCTGCTGATACTTTCAACGTCTTTCGGGGGATTCGTATCTTTCAGGCTCTCTAGGTTCATGGATCACAGGAAAATTTTAGCAATCACAACGCCGTTGATGGGTCTTCTGATAATCGCAATGGGTATTGTTAAGGGCCTCTTATCCCTCCTCGCACTCATAACTCTCTTTGAGATAATAATAGCCATTAGAGCACCCGCCATGATAACGTTCAGAAACGAGCTTATACCCTCTCCGATCCGCTCTACCGTTACATCCGCACTTAGTACAATAGGAGGTATGTTCTCAATGCTTGCCAACATTGCAGTTGGGCTCATTGCTGATATCTTTGGCCTTGGAGGCGCTTATGTTGTATCTGGAATCCTTGCGCTCTTTGCGAGCTTATTCTTAATGATGGCGATCGAACATTCCTAA
- the purS gene encoding phosphoribosylformylglycinamidine synthase subunit PurS, translated as MKWKVTVIVRLKEGLNDPEGRVIGKALKNLGYKIEELKVPKYFELVFESENPEKDVEEMCKRLLANPVIHTYEYEIEPLGE; from the coding sequence ATGAAATGGAAGGTTACCGTCATCGTTCGCCTCAAGGAGGGCCTCAACGACCCGGAAGGAAGAGTCATTGGAAAGGCACTCAAAAATCTGGGCTATAAAATTGAGGAGCTGAAGGTGCCGAAATACTTTGAGCTCGTTTTTGAGAGCGAAAATCCTGAGAAGGACGTTGAGGAGATGTGCAAACGCCTGCTCGCCAACCCCGTGATACACACCTACGAATATGAGATAGAGCCTTTAGGTGAGTGA
- the purQ gene encoding phosphoribosylformylglycinamidine synthase I has translation MPKFAVIVFPGTNCDFETLEAIRKAGGKAEKVWYKESIEDFDGVVLPGGFSYADYLRAGAISARAGIMEEVKALTREGKPVLGICNGFQVLTESGLLPGALRPNKIPRFLCRWVYLKVSDTQTAFTQLYEEGEVIRMPIAHAEGNYYTNEPSKVRIAFQYSDEKGNLTEEANPNGSLLNIAGITNGRGNVLGMMPHPERASDRWLGSEDGLKVFKSMVEWAKR, from the coding sequence ATGCCGAAGTTCGCCGTTATAGTGTTTCCAGGGACAAACTGCGACTTTGAGACCCTTGAAGCGATTAGAAAAGCCGGGGGCAAAGCGGAGAAGGTGTGGTATAAAGAGAGCATTGAAGACTTTGATGGCGTTGTTCTGCCCGGCGGTTTCAGCTATGCCGATTATTTGAGAGCCGGGGCCATAAGCGCGAGGGCAGGGATAATGGAAGAGGTCAAAGCCCTCACCAGAGAGGGGAAGCCCGTTCTGGGAATATGCAATGGCTTTCAGGTCTTGACCGAGAGCGGGCTTCTGCCCGGAGCGTTAAGGCCCAACAAAATACCGAGATTCCTGTGCAGGTGGGTTTACCTCAAAGTAAGCGACACCCAAACCGCGTTTACCCAGCTCTATGAAGAAGGAGAGGTCATCAGGATGCCAATAGCCCATGCGGAAGGGAATTATTACACGAACGAGCCCTCAAAGGTTCGCATAGCCTTCCAGTACAGCGACGAAAAAGGAAATCTCACGGAGGAGGCAAACCCAAACGGCTCGCTCTTGAACATAGCGGGGATAACCAATGGGAGGGGCAACGTCCTGGGAATGATGCCCCACCCGGAGAGGGCTAGTGACAGATGGCTGGGAAGTGAGGACGGGCTGAAGGTATTCAAATCGATGGTGGAGTGGGCAAAGCGGTAA
- a CDS encoding ABC transporter ATP-binding protein, with amino-acid sequence MIEAVNLTKYYPPPIKSLLDLKSLKDFLRTPREEIPALIDISFKVKEGEIYGLLGPNGAGKTTLCKIANGLVIPTRGHLYVNGYDSIQEHDKIRGRIFTIFGGSRDLFGLFQWRVSVEKNLKFIAELWGIPRGEAERRINHALELLNLEEKRHEWYQKLSVGMRQKIYLALPIIIQPEVLILDEPTVYLDLFTRREVWNAIQELSRELRTTILLTTHNLKEAELLCDRVMLFNKRKIAGGGSKGAYRES; translated from the coding sequence GTGATAGAGGCTGTTAACCTGACCAAGTACTACCCTCCCCCAATAAAGTCCCTGCTTGACTTGAAAAGCCTTAAGGACTTTCTCAGAACACCGCGGGAAGAGATTCCTGCCCTGATCGATATTAGCTTTAAAGTTAAAGAGGGCGAGATATACGGTCTCTTAGGTCCAAACGGCGCTGGAAAAACCACACTCTGCAAAATCGCCAACGGCCTCGTGATACCGACGAGGGGCCACCTCTACGTCAATGGCTACGATTCAATCCAAGAGCACGATAAAATCCGGGGCAGAATCTTCACAATCTTTGGAGGAAGCAGGGATTTGTTTGGCCTCTTTCAGTGGAGGGTCAGCGTGGAGAAAAACCTCAAGTTCATAGCCGAACTGTGGGGAATTCCCAGGGGAGAGGCCGAGAGAAGAATCAATCACGCGCTGGAATTGCTCAACTTGGAAGAGAAGAGGCACGAGTGGTACCAGAAGCTCTCCGTCGGTATGAGGCAGAAGATTTACCTGGCGTTGCCCATAATAATTCAGCCAGAGGTTCTCATCTTGGATGAACCAACGGTATACCTCGACCTTTTCACCCGAAGGGAAGTCTGGAACGCCATTCAGGAGCTTTCAAGGGAGCTGAGGACGACAATACTTTTAACAACCCACAACCTAAAGGAGGCCGAGCTCCTGTGCGACAGGGTTATGCTGTTCAACAAGCGTAAAATCGCTGGGGGGGGCTCCAAAGGAGCTTATCGAGAAAGTTGA
- a CDS encoding MarR family transcriptional regulator: MRVQILKEECENGKLILLIKVEIEINSLHKHELGELERRILDFILDNGEVTQSELSQLFGRAKACRAIRSLENMGLVRRERKGRTYVIRVV; encoded by the coding sequence ATGAGGGTACAGATCCTCAAGGAGGAGTGTGAAAACGGAAAACTCATACTGCTTATTAAAGTGGAGATTGAGATAAACAGCCTGCATAAGCATGAACTGGGCGAGCTGGAGAGAAGAATATTAGACTTCATTCTTGACAATGGTGAAGTAACACAAAGTGAATTGAGCCAGCTGTTCGGCAGGGCTAAAGCCTGCAGGGCCATTAGGAGTCTCGAAAACATGGGGTTAGTTCGACGTGAAAGAAAGGGAAGAACGTACGTAATCAGGGTGGTTTAA